A section of the Verrucomicrobium sp. GAS474 genome encodes:
- a CDS encoding efflux transporter outer membrane subunit yields MKHPLLLSLALVPLLVAGCAVGPDYHRAEVDAASAQPPPADWQWQKADPRDAAPRDDWWVLYGDPELTRLEALATAQNQDLRSAIARVDKARAQARLTGASFFPSLSLEPAAARERLSGNNPQLAQAARGQSIPPATINSFNVPVDLSYEIDLWGRVRRSFESARDEAQAAVAETENVLLTLHSDVAIDYFTLREYDTELAILRQTVETRKKSLDITEKRVRAGRATAVDFEQAKTELANSEADLAEVAQNRAETQNALAVLCGAAASGFAVSESPLPADLLPPAIPVGLPATLLERRPDVARAERTMAARNAQIGVAYAAYFPKVSLTGQYGYLSASASNLFTKPSNIWSFGPSIDLPLFTGGQTTAQVKAARADYEGAVADYRGTVLEAFRDVEDALARQHFLAERAAALGRSAEAATKAREFSERRYRSGAVDYFEVTQSQRTELAARRAQAQVVGQRLYAGVRLIKALGGGWNEAQLMAEAPAPYPVLPLDSKAPEPGVPVAKTE; encoded by the coding sequence ATGAAACATCCCCTCCTTCTTTCCCTCGCCCTCGTCCCCCTCCTGGTCGCCGGGTGCGCCGTCGGCCCCGATTACCATCGCGCCGAGGTCGATGCGGCCTCGGCCCAGCCGCCTCCGGCCGACTGGCAGTGGCAGAAGGCCGATCCCCGCGACGCCGCGCCCCGGGACGACTGGTGGGTGCTCTACGGCGATCCCGAGCTGACCCGGCTGGAGGCGTTGGCGACGGCCCAGAACCAGGACCTCCGCTCCGCGATCGCGCGGGTCGACAAGGCGCGGGCGCAGGCGCGGCTCACCGGGGCCTCCTTCTTCCCGAGCCTCTCGCTGGAGCCCGCCGCGGCCCGCGAGCGCCTCAGCGGGAACAATCCCCAGCTGGCGCAGGCGGCGCGGGGCCAGTCGATCCCGCCCGCGACGATCAACTCCTTCAACGTCCCCGTCGACCTCAGCTACGAGATCGACCTCTGGGGCCGGGTCCGCCGCTCCTTCGAGTCGGCCCGCGACGAGGCCCAGGCGGCGGTGGCCGAGACGGAGAACGTCCTCCTCACCCTGCATTCCGACGTGGCGATCGACTACTTCACGCTGCGCGAGTACGATACCGAGCTGGCCATCCTGCGCCAGACCGTCGAGACGCGGAAGAAGTCCCTCGACATCACCGAGAAGCGGGTGAGGGCGGGCCGGGCCACGGCGGTCGACTTCGAGCAGGCGAAGACCGAGTTGGCGAACTCCGAGGCCGACCTCGCCGAAGTGGCGCAGAACCGGGCCGAGACGCAGAACGCCCTCGCCGTCCTCTGCGGCGCGGCGGCGTCGGGCTTCGCGGTGAGCGAGTCGCCGCTTCCCGCCGACCTGCTGCCCCCCGCGATCCCCGTCGGCCTGCCCGCGACGCTGCTGGAGCGCCGTCCCGACGTGGCGCGGGCCGAGCGGACGATGGCGGCGCGGAACGCCCAGATCGGCGTCGCCTACGCGGCCTACTTCCCGAAGGTGAGCCTGACGGGGCAATACGGCTACCTCAGCGCGAGCGCCAGCAACCTCTTCACGAAGCCGAGCAACATCTGGTCCTTCGGCCCCTCGATCGACCTGCCGCTCTTCACCGGCGGCCAGACGACGGCGCAGGTGAAGGCGGCCCGGGCCGACTACGAGGGGGCGGTGGCCGATTATCGCGGGACGGTGCTGGAGGCCTTCCGCGACGTCGAGGACGCGCTGGCGCGGCAGCACTTCCTCGCCGAGCGGGCCGCCGCCCTGGGCCGCTCCGCCGAGGCGGCGACGAAGGCGCGGGAATTCTCCGAACGGCGCTACCGAAGCGGCGCGGTCGATTACTTCGAGGTGACGCAGTCCCAGCGGACCGAGCTGGCGGCCCGGCGGGCGCAGGCCCAGGTCGTCGGGCAGCGGCTCTATGCCGGAGTGCGGCTGATCAAGGCCCTCGGCGGCGGATGGAACGAGGCGCAGTTGATGGCCGAAGCGCCCGCGCCGTATCCGGTGTTGCCGCTCGATAGCAAGGCCCCGGAGCCGGGTGTGCCGGTGGCGAAGACAGAGTAG